TTGGTCATGAATATGTTCAATGATTGCTTGTGCAAGTGCCATACCATCATACGTAGATGTACCGCGTCCAATTTCATCGAATAAAATTAAACTTCTTTCTGATGCGTTTGCAATTGCGTTTTTTGCTTCTAACATTTCAACCATAAATGTACTTTGACCTGAAATTAAATCATCCGCTGCACCAATTCTCGTAAAGATTTGGTCAAATACAGGTAATACTGCTTCTGTTGCTGGTACGAAACAACCGATTTGCGACATAACTGTTACAAGTGCTAATTGTCTCATATACGTACTTTTACCAGACATGTTCGGTCCTGTAATTAAAAAGACATCCATATTCTCTGGCATAATACAATCATTTGGTACATACAATTTCCCGTTCAATACTTTTTCAACGACAGGATGACGACCATCTTTAATAAAGATTTCGCGCTTCGTTGTTAGTACAGGTTTTACAAACTGTTCTTCTTCACTAACTGTCGCAAAACTTTGCAGTACGTCTAATTCACTAATTACTTTCGCTAAATGCTGTAATTTCGGAATGAATACTTTTACTTCTTCACGAAGCGCTGTAAATAAATCGTATTCTAGTTGTACAATTTTTTCTTCTGCTTCTAAGATTAATGTTTCTTTTTCTTTTAGTTCATCTGTAATGAAACGTTCCGCATTAGCAAGCGTTTGTTTACGCTCATAGCGTCCTTCTGGTAATGCTCCAAGGTTCGCTTTCGTTACTTCAATGTAGTAACCGAAAATACGGTTGTATCCAATTTTCAACGATTTAATTCCTGTAATATCACGCTCTCGTTTTTCAAGCTCAGCGATCCACGTTTTTCCGTTTTTACTCACATAGCGATATTGATCAAGCTTGTCATTATAACCATCTTTAATAATATCTCCATCTTTAATCGAAAGCGGTGGATTTTCTTGAATACTTCTTCCTAGTAATTCTGTTAGACTCTCACACGGATCTGCACCTTGAATTAATCTCGCTGCATACGCATTATCTAACAAACTAATCGCTTCTAAAATAGCTGGTACTTGCAGTAAAGATCGTCTTAACTGTAATAAGTCCCTTGCATTGACATTACCAAATGCAACTTTCCCTGCTAAACGTTCCAAATCATATACTTCTTTTAACTTTTCTTTTAAATCTTCACGTAGGAAGTAATCATTTACAAACGTTTCAACCATTTCTAAACGCTCTTCAATTCGTTCTTTCTGTATAAGTGGACGTTCCATCCACTGTTTTAACATACGACCACCCATAGCCGTTTTCGTCTTATCTAATAGCCATAGTAAAGATCCTGTTTTTTCTTTCGTTCGAAGTGTTTCTGTTAGCTCTAAATTTCGCTTTGAATGCACATCAATTTTCATAAATTGATTCGTATAATAAATTTCCACAGGCTGTAAATGATCTAATGAACGTTTTTGCGTTCTTATTACATAGTTAAATAAGCGCCCAACTGCTTTAATTAGCTTTGCTTGTGAAACGTTTTTCACAAGATGTTCTAACCCTTCTGGGATTGCCGTTGCATCTTCATATGAAATCGTCATCTTTAACGTTTCCGTTAACTTGTTTAATTCATCTTTTGAAAAGGAAGAATCTACAACAATTTCTTTCGAACCAGTTGCATACACTTCTAATAAAATATCTTCTACTGAACCAGTCAATAACGTTACTGTATTTTGTCCAGTCGTTAAATCGTTACAAGCTAACGCATATGACCCATCTTCAAAATGTGTTAATGCGGCTAAGAAGTTATTTTCTTTCTCATCAATCGTACGCCCTTCCATCATCGTTCCTGGCGTAATTAATTGTACGACTTCACGGCGCACTACACCTTTAGCTGTTTTTGGATCTTCTACTTGCTCACAAACCGCTACTTT
This genomic window from Bacillus anthracis str. Vollum contains:
- the mutS gene encoding DNA mismatch repair protein MutS, producing MTQYTPMIQQYLKVKADYQDAFLFFRLGDFYEMFFEDAVKAAHELEITLTSRDGGSSERIPMCGVPYHAAKNYIEQLVEKGYKVAVCEQVEDPKTAKGVVRREVVQLITPGTMMEGRTIDEKENNFLAALTHFEDGSYALACNDLTTGQNTVTLLTGSVEDILLEVYATGSKEIVVDSSFSKDELNKLTETLKMTISYEDATAIPEGLEHLVKNVSQAKLIKAVGRLFNYVIRTQKRSLDHLQPVEIYYTNQFMKIDVHSKRNLELTETLRTKEKTGSLLWLLDKTKTAMGGRMLKQWMERPLIQKERIEERLEMVETFVNDYFLREDLKEKLKEVYDLERLAGKVAFGNVNARDLLQLRRSLLQVPAILEAISLLDNAYAARLIQGADPCESLTELLGRSIQENPPLSIKDGDIIKDGYNDKLDQYRYVSKNGKTWIAELEKRERDITGIKSLKIGYNRIFGYYIEVTKANLGALPEGRYERKQTLANAERFITDELKEKETLILEAEEKIVQLEYDLFTALREEVKVFIPKLQHLAKVISELDVLQSFATVSEEEQFVKPVLTTKREIFIKDGRHPVVEKVLNGKLYVPNDCIMPENMDVFLITGPNMSGKSTYMRQLALVTVMSQIGCFVPATEAVLPVFDQIFTRIGAADDLISGQSTFMVEMLEAKNAIANASERSLILFDEIGRGTSTYDGMALAQAIIEHIHDQIGAKTLFSTHYHELTVLEDSLDQLKNVHVSAIEENGKVVFLHKIQDGAADKSYGIHVAQLAELPDSLIARAKEVLAQLEGQEEIVIPKRVEVKAQEQEVIPEPIVVKEEPIEIEETKVDNEEESQLSFFGAEQSSKKQDKPALDAKETAVLTQIKKIDLLDMTPLEAMNELYRLQKKLKKG